The DNA segment TCAACAACAGCTTCTTCCAAAAGCTCTTCCAGTAATCTCCTCTCTACTTCCTTCCCCAAATTATCCATTTCCATCTTGAAATGCTCATCCCAGTTTCTTCCACCAACTTCTTTTCTGACTACTCTTTCCACCACCAGGCTGTTGCTGTCCCCAATGTCTCCTGTAACACATCTAGGTTCACCACAAACCCAATCCTTCAGTTTGACCATAACACAGTCCAATAATGTTAGTGATGTGTCCTCTGCAAAATTGCTGTCATGGGCCCTGCTAGATATTTTGGTTTGCCTGTGATCTAGTTCCTGACTTGTTATGTCAATCAAGGCAGCGTTGACACAATCGAACACAAGCTTCCTACTTGATCGCACCTGCCTTTGCTTGGCCTCAAGCATCGGCTCTTTGCTGCTTAGATTGGCATATTTGTTTCTAAGCGATGGATCTAGTGGATTGACATGCGAATGCCATCTAGTAAACAATAAGCCACATTGTTGTGCTTCACTACTGAGACCAGACATTGTAAGAAGGGCTTTGACAAGGCAATGCCAGTTTTGTTCTTCCTCCAGACAAGTGGAAACGGGTGAAGATTTGAGTGCACAAGGAGCAGATGAATCTGAATAAGAACCATCCCAAAATATACTACGAGCAATTGATTCTATAGGTGGTGATTTGTCGATGAGGCTATTCTTGAATGGCATACAGAACTCTGTTCAGTTCAAGATTTATATGAGATGCAGACAGATATAGATAAGTAGAAACGATTTTAGTTCTAGCTTACGTATTCACTAAGTGTGTGCATTACTAAGTTGGAAGGAGGGGGGAGGGGGATGATTACCCTGATTCCTTGGCTTCAAATAGCTGGACAATTCTAGATGTGCGTTGTCATCTTCAAAAAACGGTGGTTCCAGAACGGATATTGGACTTGGCTGCTCCTGATTTTCACCAACATTTCCAGATACGAAGGGCCTTTTTACAGACAACCCCACCTGCAAATCACAAGAAACGATCCAGATCCAATTCAATTACTAGTCACAATCAAATGGTTTGATTTATATGGGGAAAAAATGTTCATGGAACTATTGAGGCAGACACAAGTCAACTGCATTTGAGTTACTCTGCCAGGCATTTAATGCAACTCCAATTGGATGCATGCAAAAGAAAAACATGCAAAACTTAATAGGAAAATTCATCAATACTAAACATTAGAAAACCAAATTTCGTCACAACTTAGGCCAAAAATTGGAGAACTCAAGTAGCTTAACATATAAACAAGTTACCAATGATATGCAAATGAGATTTGAAAATGACCAAAAGGTGCAAGAACTTGCTGGGATATATCGCTTAAAATTCCATACCAACATATAATTGCGTATTTAATCACAATAACAAACAAGAATATAACttagaaaagaaaaaccctACATTTCTATGACTGTGCTATGTATAATGTATAGATATTGAGATATATAACATCAAATAGATTAGCATGCAAATATTACAACCGCAGAAGGAAAGATTTACCTCATGATGAACTGCACCTCCTCTTGCAACCACATTAGTTAAATGTAGGAAAGAAGTGCCTGATGAGCACCCTTCACCATCGTTAGAATGAGATGCAGCATTACTCAAACCTCTAGAGTGATGGATGAAAGCTGAGGATGAGAGTGTTCCGGCACTACAAGATTGGGGTTCATCTTTTGTTTGAGATCCACTATATTTTCCTTTACTTGTTTTCTTATTCCTAGAGAAAAATAAACTTGAAACTTTCTCATTAAATGATGACTTAACACCCTTTGACTTTGCTAGCAACTTTGGATCATCAGTTTTGATGGTCTCAAGATCTGATGCTTCAAGATTAAGCACACCAAACAATGCAGAAGATCCCAGAACAGATTTTgacttcataagtgttgtgGGAGAATCATCCAGACATTCTATgttttcatcactattaaaacAGTGATCTAACTCACTTGGTTCATGTTCATTAACTACATTATCCGTTACTGTTGATTTCTTTGCATCTGACAGTGCAAGCATCTCACCCAATGTACTTGAGTTTCTCCTAACATGCCTACGCTCTTGATAGTTCCCATGTGTCGTCATCATGGACCACCTTTCCGACAGTCGCTTCTTAGCTTCTCTGCACACTGATGACTCTGGAGAACATGATATTCGGCTGAATGAGGAGGAAGAATATGGGCTACTATATCTGTTGATATATTCCCAAGAATGACGAGAAGAGGAAGACATGACTTCCAAGTCACTCAGATTTTCTACTGCATAGTCATTCTCGGATTTTTCAAATGAACTTTCATCACCAGTATAACCATTTGAAAACACGGAAGATAGCAAAGTTTCATCCCTTCGATGACCCAAGAGATTGTCACACATTTTCTGAGTAACATTCCTTGCAAATGTTCTTGATTCCTTCACATCAACATCTTCATATCCTTCATTGAAACTTCCATCTTGCACCACTCTAGGCAATGAACCAGGCGATGAGACTATAGGCTTATTATCATGATTCCTCCCAGGACTTGGCTTTAAAACCACTATTCTTGTTGGTTGAACAGCTACTGCATATTCATTAGTCCTATTAATAGCTGGAGTAGGAGAAAGTTTTGAATCACTTTTATCCAAAGTAGCTGACTGACCCCTCTGAACTGGCAGCCTGGCTTGTCTATAGCTTTGTTTCTCAAATTCAGTAAATCTTTCATCCCTAGACACCTTTGAAGGTCTAAGAACAGTGATGCGCTTTGTCTCAGGAGATGGAGGGATGGACTGGAGTTCATTCAGATGCTGAGTAAACAAATAATTTGGCTCCTGCAGAAACTTgacaaataaatctttattgGAACTTAAAACTTCTAGTGCATCTTGAAATTCTTTGGATTGCCGCAGTTTCTCGTCTGTAGCCAGACGTTTTGCTTCTACAAACTTCTGGCGAACAAGAGCCATCTTTCTATCATTCACAACTTCACTTTCTATTCCCTTTGGCCGTTTTTCTCTAATATAATTTGCCTGTGGAGATCGctgccatatttcataaacatctTTACATTCTTTCTGCTCTGAACATTCATTGACTTGGCATTTCATTCCCTCTTCTAATAAATCACTTTGTTCCGTGCATCCTAATGGCTTTCCATGGTTTTCAATTTTACTCTTCGGATAACTTCTAACATTATTTCTTTGAACAGATGAACCAGGAAGCTGGTGAGGGAGAGTTTCAAGCCCCATTAGCTTTGCAACCACATTGGGTGGATTTTGTGTACACTCCATTTCGGACATCTCTTGATCTATAAGCATCTTCACAGGTGTTCCATTTGCTCTCTTATTTGATGCTCTCTGCAATTCTGGCATTGTCCGACTCTGATCAATCCACACAAATGCAGAGTATCAAGATAATGCGTTGTGAATAACATAACTAAATCGGAACAATTTTGATACGTGGTTCTGAACCTCCAGCTCCGTATGACTagattttgtaatattttataaGGACAAGTGGAGCACAATACTTACCCGATTATCTTCAGTCTGATTTGTGGAGTGATTAAACATCCTTGCCATGTcagcctgattccttggagTAGAACCTGCCAAATAGCCACATGTCTGTCAGCTCGTTCACAATCGAACAAAAAGCCTAAGCACAACCAAAATATAAGCACCAGAAGAAGTGTCTGTATGTGTGAGTCCCACCAAAAAAAAGATAACTTACACTAAAAAGGAGTTTCCATTGAAcaaatacatgaataattatgGAAAAGGAATAAATTATTTACCCAAAGCGGCCAATGTCCTATGTGAGGAGGAAACTAGTTTGGGATGAATCTAGtaatagagagaaaaagaatagTCTACAGGTCCTAGGTGAAAAAATGAGTCCAGTCAGTTAATTTTCTTAGTTAATAATTATggttttaattcaaataatccaGAAAAAAGAGGCGTTAATTTTGagcacccccccccccccccaatccccaaaataataataataatatctccTCCTTCATTTTTCTCCTCTCTTCAATCCACCTTCTCTTCTCTCGTCCCTTCTGCTGGCTAGTGGCTACAGCTACTCAAGACCACAAACAGACGGTAAGACTGATAGCCCAATCACGTTGCTGATAGTTTCAATTGATAGCAGGTCAAGTCACCAAGAAACTAATCAAAATTTTGTAACTCCGCCACCCCACCAAAAAAAAATCCAGACGGGAAAAAGGTTCTATATTTACATACTGATATTGCACCTGAATCATGGAGTACTTTGACCCTGCCAAAGACAAATCGAAATCATGGGGGAAAGGAGACAGAATAGATGAGACGAGATTGGAAATTAGGCTTAGTCTAAGAGAAGAACCCACTAAATTCTAGCAATACTTGTACAACAATGAAAGTTTAATAAGATAAACTAAAGTAATTTGAACAAAATATGGTATCTAGAGGGAAATAGAGGTCACCTTCACGATGTGGTGCATCAGTAAGAAGCTTGTTCCTAGAGACACCCGTACTCAGATCAAAGAGGTTCACCATTCTTCCCAGACAGCCAGGGAAAGGCTTTTCATTATTACTAACTTTTCTTCTCTGAATCCCATTCATCTCAATACCTTTAATCCCTTGGTTGCAGTGATGCTGAAACTTTCGATGGAACAAGAAACAGAACATCTAAGAGTAAGTAAAAGTGCTAAACTAATCATACACAGACAGAGAAATAAAGAACAATAACCAAGACGTTGAAGTCTCCCAACCTGAATATTTAGGCTGCAAAAAATCAAGGATCTGCT comes from the Benincasa hispida cultivar B227 chromosome 5, ASM972705v1, whole genome shotgun sequence genome and includes:
- the LOC120078056 gene encoding uncharacterized protein LOC120078056, which codes for MNGIQRRKVSNNEKPFPGCLGRMVNLFDLSTGVSRNKLLTDAPHREGSTPRNQADMARMFNHSTNQTEDNRSRTMPELQRASNKRANGTPVKMLIDQEMSEMECTQNPPNVVAKLMGLETLPHQLPGSSVQRNNVRSYPKSKIENHGKPLGCTEQSDLLEEGMKCQVNECSEQKECKDVYEIWQRSPQANYIREKRPKGIESEVVNDRKMALVRQKFVEAKRLATDEKLRQSKEFQDALEVLSSNKDLFVKFLQEPNYLFTQHLNELQSIPPSPETKRITVLRPSKVSRDERFTEFEKQSYRQARLPVQRGQSATLDKSDSKLSPTPAINRTNEYAVAVQPTRIVVLKPSPGRNHDNKPIVSSPGSLPRVVQDGSFNEGYEDVDVKESRTFARNVTQKMCDNLLGHRRDETLLSSVFSNGYTGDESSFEKSENDYAVENLSDLEVMSSSSRHSWEYINRYSSPYSSSSFSRISCSPESSVCREAKKRLSERWSMMTTHGNYQERRHVRRNSSTLGEMLALSDAKKSTVTDNVVNEHEPSELDHCFNSDENIECLDDSPTTLMKSKSVLGSSALFGVLNLEASDLETIKTDDPKLLAKSKGVKSSFNEKVSSLFFSRNKKTSKGKYSGSQTKDEPQSCSAGTLSSSAFIHHSRGLSNAASHSNDGEGCSSGTSFLHLTNVVARGGAVHHEVGLSVKRPFVSGNVGENQEQPSPISVLEPPFFEDDNAHLELSSYLKPRNQEFCMPFKNSLIDKSPPIESIARSIFWDGSYSDSSAPCALKSSPVSTCLEEEQNWHCLVKALLTMSGLSSEAQQCGLLFTRWHSHVNPLDPSLRNKYANLSSKEPMLEAKQRQVRSSRKLVFDCVNAALIDITSQELDHRQTKISSRAHDSNFAEDTSLTLLDCVMVKLKDWVCGEPRCVTGDIGDSNSLVVERVVRKEVGGRNWDEHFKMEMDNLGKEVERRLLEELLEEAVVELTGKV